The following proteins are co-located in the Oenanthe melanoleuca isolate GR-GAL-2019-014 chromosome 4, OMel1.0, whole genome shotgun sequence genome:
- the LOC130252488 gene encoding octopamine receptor-like has protein sequence MLMDRNETWLSNFSSAASSFARGGAGLQEVLTGLVLTLIDVVTLLGNTVVFLCPVVERRLRTVTYMFIMSLAMADLLVACLVMPFSIIYEVTGMWLFGKLFCKVWISFDVMFCTASIVTLCFISLDRYCSVVTPCHYSRRMSRGRCIVMTCTVWVYSSLISFLPVMQGWNEIPGVDFDGGTECIFVTNWVFAIVASALAFFLPFVVMCSMYFFIYRASRLKATRIMAQTLQIHYHPNSKRQKHLQLENKATRTISIIISVFVLCWLPYFVLNVWLAARGTDSASTVLLGTFKIITWLGYCNSTINPLLYAFLNRDFQHALKKLLLCRRRSQVDVGEDMVSIATFSKTAPDLEYSVMVPSGALKGKPKS, from the exons ATGCTGATGGACAGGAACGAAACCTGGCTCTCTaatttctcctctgctgcctcctcctttgcaaggggaggggctgggctccAGGAGGTGCTCACTGGGCTGGTCCTCACCCTCATTGACGTGGTCACCCTGCTGGGAAACACGGTGGTGTTCCTGTGCCCCGTGGTGGAGAGGAGGCTGCGCACGGTCACCTACATGTTCATCATGTCCTTGGCCATGGCAGACCTCCTGGTGGCCTGCCTGGTGATGCCCTTCAG CATCATCTACGAGGTGACAGGGATGTGGCTCTTTGGGAAGCTGTTCTGCAAGGTGTGGATCTCCTTCGATGTCATGTTCTGCACTGCCTCCATTGTCACGCTGTGCTTCATCAGCCTGGACAGGTACTGCTCCGTGGTCACCCCCTGCCACTACTCCAGAAGGATGTCCCGGGGCAG atGCATCGTGATGACCTGCACGGTCTGGGTCTATTCCTCcctcatttccttccttcctgtcaTGCAAGGCTGGAATGAGATCCCCGGTGTGGACTTTGATGGGGGCACAGAATGCATCTTTGTCACCAACTGGGTTTTTGCCATCGTGGCTTCTGCCCTGGCGTTCTTCCTGCCCTTCGTGGTCATGTGCAGCATGTACTTCTTCATCTACCGCGCCTCCCGCCTCAAGGCCACGCGCATCATGGCCCAGACGCTGCAGATCCACTACCACCCCAACAGCAAGCGGCAGAagcacctgcagctggagaaCAAGGCCACCAGGACCATCAGCATCATCATCTCAGTGtttgtgctctgctggctgccctaCTTCGTGCTGAACGTCTGGCTGGCGGCCAGAGGCACCGACTCCGCCAGCACGGTGCTGCTCGGCACCTTCAAGATCATCACCTGGCTGGGCTACTGCAACTCCACCATCAACCCCCTGCTCTACGCCTTCCTCAACAGGGACTTCCAGCACGCCCTCAAGAAGCTGCTCCTTTGCAGGCGCAGGTCTCAGGTGGATGTTGGGGAAGACATGGTTTCCATAGCCACGTTTTCCAAGACTGCTCCCGACCTGGAGTACAGCGTGATGGTGCCCAGCGGTGCCCTGAAGGGCAAACCCAAGTCATAG